Genomic DNA from Candidatus Nitronereus thalassa:
ACTCAAAGCCATGGTAGACGGCAAGGATCTTCAAGCGCTGAAAGCCGAAGACCTTATGAGCTCCAACCCGGTTTCGGTGAATGAGCACCAAACTGCGAAGGATGCCATGACCTTGATGATCGCTCATAAAGTCATCCGCCTTCCTGTGGTTCGCGATGGCAAACTAATCGGACTAATTGCTCGAACGGATATTATCGACCGCCTGGTCGATCCTCACTTAGTCAATGTGTATGGCGCGTTTGCATGAGCCCTAGAAGAATAGATGATTGATATTCTTCCAGAAAGCCAAGGCAACATAATCGGGATCCGGGCTTCCGAACAACTTACTGACGAGGATTATCAGACGATCCTTATCCCTCGCCTGAAAGCCATCATTCATGAGTTTGCAAAAGCTCGGGTCCTTTTTCTCATGGATCAAGATTTTCAAGGTTGGGAGTTGGACGCCATGTGGGATGATGCCAAATTTGGAGCTACCCACAGACACGATTTTGAAAAGTTTGCCGTGGTTGGTGGCCCGCTTTGGGTCGAATGGGGTGCCAAACTGGGAGCGCTTTTCATGAAAACCCAACTCCGCACCTTTTCCAATGACCAACTTCAAGAAGCGTGGGCATGGATTAAATCTTAACACCCTCCGAAATTTATCTCGCAATTTGGTGGGACATCATCCTACGCACCAACCTTTCCTTTTGAGACAGTCCGGAAAGGGGGGACTCAAGAGGGCCTCTCACCCCGTTTATTACATTTTTCTGGCATCTCGAATATCGCGGCATTGTTGGACCGTTCCCAGCTGATCGTTGTGGTTAATTCGGACAACCCGTCATCCTCTTCTCTACTTATCTCCTCAAATTTCAAGAACCTTCTTCAGTTATTTCTCTGGCACCAGTTTTGAATGACTTTCCATTAGGATCGCGAGAGTCGACTGAGGGAGAAAGAAAAGAATTTTAATTCTTTTCCAGAGAAGGTCGCCAATGGGGCATATCGTCAATATCGGAAAACATGAATGTCGCATTCGTATCGGCCTTGGCCTGTTCCTTTTTGCGACTGGCGGTTTAACCGCCTTGCCCGATTGGGCTTCCCTCGGGGCCTTCTGCCTTGGAGCCATCTTTTTATATACCGGCATCC
This window encodes:
- a CDS encoding CBS domain-containing protein, coding for MDDSLLNTKVREMMTTRMVAATRDYNARDLAVLLQSGTFSGIPILESGNKLVGLVTEFDVLKAMVDGKDLQALKAEDLMSSNPVSVNEHQTAKDAMTLMIAHKVIRLPVVRDGKLIGLIARTDIIDRLVDPHLVNVYGAFA
- a CDS encoding STAS/SEC14 domain-containing protein; translated protein: MIDILPESQGNIIGIRASEQLTDEDYQTILIPRLKAIIHEFAKARVLFLMDQDFQGWELDAMWDDAKFGATHRHDFEKFAVVGGPLWVEWGAKLGALFMKTQLRTFSNDQLQEAWAWIKS
- a CDS encoding DUF2892 domain-containing protein, producing MGHIVNIGKHECRIRIGLGLFLFATGGLTALPDWASLGAFCLGAIFLYTGIHHFCPLWKWLGINTSDQPGQKHH